Part of the Deltaproteobacteria bacterium genome is shown below.
CTCGACCCGGCTGTGGACCGCACTGCCACTGCGCGGGCGTTCGCGCGGCCCGCGCAGACGCTCCTTGCCGACGACGACCTGGGGACCGCGGTGGAGCGCCTGTCGAGCGCCGGGGTCGCGGAGGCCGTCGTCGTGGACTCGAATGGCAAACCGGTGGGCGTCGTCTCGCGCGAAGGAATTCTCGAAGCCTGGCGTCGGGCGACCGTACCCGGCTGACGTGGCGTCGCACGGGGATCTAAGATGCCCGATATGGACATCTCGCAGCGGTTCAACATCGGGGCCGAGCTGATCGAGCAGAACCTGCGCGCGGGCCGGGGCGACGCGCCCGCCATCTGGTCGGGGGGGAAGATTCTCACCTACCGCGACGTCGAAGCGCTGACGGACCGGCTTGCATCGGCGCTCTTGCGCGCCGGCGTCAAGCCGGAGCAGAGGGTGCTGTTCGTCCTCCCCGACTCGCCCGAGCTCGCCGCCGGGTATCTCGCTGCGATGAAGATCGGCGCGGTGGCCGTGCCCTGCAATCCGCTCCTGCGTTCGGCGGACTACGCCTACTTCGTCG
Proteins encoded:
- a CDS encoding CBS domain-containing protein, which translates into the protein LDPAVDRTATARAFARPAQTLLADDDLGTAVERLSSAGVAEAVVVDSNGKPVGVVSREGILEAWRRATVPG